Proteins co-encoded in one Setaria viridis chromosome 9, Setaria_viridis_v4.0, whole genome shotgun sequence genomic window:
- the LOC117838418 gene encoding uncharacterized protein encodes MFSLFYGLWKYVFTKDEFRVLILGVDKAGKTTLLEKLKSIYLKGEGLPPDRVVPTVGLNIGRIEDANAKLVFWDLGGQVGLRTIWEKYYEEAHAIMFVIDAATASSFEDAKSALEKVIRHEHLRGAPLLIVANKQDLPGVINDEELAKFLNFKELDDRPYMFQAVSAYDGRGIKSGIDWLVEQMEKSKRTETLRARAGVAGSI; translated from the exons ATGTTCTCCTTGTTCTATGGCCTATGGAAGTATGTGTTTACCAAGGACGAGTTCCGTGTTCTTATTCTTGGTGTCGATAAGGCTGGCAAGACG ACTTTGCTGGAGAAGTTGAAATCCATATATCTGAAGGGGGAAGGACTTCCACCAGATCGTGTCGTTCCCACTGTTGGACTTAACATTGGCCGCATTGAAGATGCGAatgcaaaacttgttttctgggatctggGTGGTCAG GTTGGCCTACGCACAATCTGGGAGAAATATTATGAAGAGGCTCATGCCATAATGTTTGTTATCGATGCTGCTACTGCATCGTCATTTGAAGATGCCAAATCTGCTCTGG AGAAGGTTATTCGCCATGAGCATCTGAGAGGGGCACCGCTCTTGATAGTTGCAAACAAACAG GATTTACCTGGGGTCATCAATGATGAAGAATTGGCTaaatttctgaattttaaagAGCTGGATGATAGGCCATATATGTTTCAGGCTGTATCCGCCTATGATGG GAGGGGGATCAAATCTGGCATAGACTGGCTAGTGGAACAAATGGAAAAAAGTAAACGCACAGAGACACTGCGGGCTCGTGCTGGTGTAGCTGGATCAATTTAG